A window from Larimichthys crocea isolate SSNF chromosome XXIII, L_crocea_2.0, whole genome shotgun sequence encodes these proteins:
- the ngdn gene encoding neuroguidin gives MSLCGSCSEIKMAAPVDNDLIEGDLPRAAQLLGSLTEQVASVTSHVRELLTQVKDGAFKTSKGLSFLDLRYHLLLFYLQDLTHLISVKTEGGKIKDSEALNRVVTIRTVLEKMRPLDHKLKYQIDKLLRTAATGSLAENDPLQLRPNPENLISKLSESEESEGEAKNDTEKKAAHSSGRKYVPPKIAAVHYDGDMTEADKKKAQAERQRRAALRSSVIQELRQQYSDAPEEIRDRRDFQSDRESREELHRKNYEESMMVRLNMPARQKNSKKRGMMSMTGQLSGITHFSDITALTGGEGGQDGDNPRPKKKKKLMKKKTKRKAFKKHR, from the exons ATGTCCCTCTGCGGCTCCTGTAGTGAAATCAAAATGGCTGCCCCTGTTGACAAC gaTTTAATCGAAGGTGATTTGCCGAGAGCTGCACAGCTGCTGggcagcctcacagagcag gTGGCCTCGGTCACGAGCCATGTCCGCGAGCTGCTAACACAAGTCAAAGATGGAGCGTTTAAGACGTCAAAG GGTTTGTCTTTCTTGGACCTTCGGTATCACCTGCTGCTCTTCTACCTTCAAGACCTCACTCACCTGATCAGCGTCAAAACGGAAGGaggcaaaataaaagacagcGAAGCCTTGAACAGAGTGGTCACGATCAGAACG gtccTGGAGAAGATGCGACCGCTAGACCACAAACTCAAGTACCAGATCGACAAACTGCTGCGCACAGCTGCCACCGGCAGTTTAG CTGAAAATGATCCACTACAGCTGCGCCCTAATCCTGAGAATCTCATCAGCAAA CTGAGTGAATCTGAGGAGTCTGAAGGTGAAGCCAAGAATGACACGGAGAAGAAAGCAGCCCACTCTAGTGGCAGGAAATATGTACCGCCAAAGATTGCCGCAGTGCATTATg ACGGTGACATGACCGAAGCAGACAAAAAGAAGGCTCAGGCAGAGCGTCAGCGGCGGGCTGCCCTCAGAAGCTCTGTGATCCAGGAGCTGAGACAGCAGTACAGCGACGCTCCAGAGGAGATCCGGGACAGACGAGACTTCCAGAGCGACCGTGAGAGCCGCGAGGAGTTACACAG GAAAAATTACGAGGAGTCGATGATGGTGCGTCTCAACATGCCCGCACGTCAGAAGAACAGCAAAAAGAGAGGCATGATGTCCATGACAGGCCAGCTGAGCGGCATCACACACttcagtgacatcacagcacTGACGGGTGGCGAGGGCGGACAG GATGGGGATAACCCTCGGcctaagaagaagaagaaactcatgaagaagaagaccaaaAGAAAAG CTTTTAAGAAGCACAGATAA
- the cebp1 gene encoding CCAAT/enhancer binding protein (C/EBP) 1 — translation MMSDSRVSSVIQEWAYSSQAHTQTLNPTTSNHAGSTSQLTQMDMIPYSQSQGLVRGGTDDRVAEQMMGLSYLPYTSSSCLSNSSSTGTTNHHQGHPNTQQDFSSFLLPSLRAPVNKRSISKDSAEYRLRRERNNIAVRKSRDKARRRILLTQQRAQHLQEENQKLQIRIGQLTQELDTLKHILSQRHLHGAEEGVAGESNI, via the exons ATG ATGTCTGATTCCAGGGTGTCGTCTGTCATCCAGGAGTGGGCATACTCGAGTCAGGCCCATACCCAAACCCTGAACCCTACTACTTCCAACCATGCAGGGTCAACCAGTCAGCTGACACAGATGGACATGATACCGTACAGTCAGTCTCAGGGACTGGTCAGAGGGGGCACTGATGACAGAGTGGCTGAGCAGATGATGGGACTGTCTTACCTGCCGtacacctcctcttcctgtcttaGCAACAGCTCGAGCACAGGGACCACAAACCACCACCAGGGCCACCCCAACActcagcag GActtctcttctttcctgttGCCATCTCTGCGGGCCCCGGTAAACAAGAGGAGCATCAGCAAGGACAGTGCAGAGTACCGCCTGCGACGCGAGAGGAACAACATCGCTGTGAGAAAGAGTCGGGACAAGGCCCGCAGGAGGATCCTGCTGACCCAGCAGAGGGCCCAGCACCTGCAGGAGGAAAACCAGAAGCTGCAGATAAGGATAGGGCAGCTGACACAGGAGCTGGACACTCTCAAACACATCCTGTCACAGCGGCACCTGCATGGAGCTGAGGAAGGAGTAGCAGGGGAGTCTAATATCTAG
- the slc22a17 gene encoding solute carrier family 22 member 17, whose amino-acid sequence MTSPDSPPLVSPSPCPAPPPSLPSSPVPSSPAPSSSSLPAPPSLPPTGEVMVLALGRKKQRVLIALTILPNLFLAFLLSSDPLITLSPPHHCHLPGPLPSPEVLNASLPWEKGGRPGDSGGLSQCKQFVNSSTSAVVDCEAGWDYNVTEGLRNNIVTEWDLVCGQYWLVPVEEVCFILGILTGCLGLGYAADRLGRSKTLLTSLTLSVVFGVLVCVSPYPSIFIVMRFCLAAASAGVYLTLYITRLELCEPSLRLVGTMLAGLMTVAGELLLLAIALGCQSWRGLLGAGAAPLTLFLSYGIPGVFPESPRWLLLSERSADMNSFSERRNSNRDVRDDESFTELDSEPAPSSRPHLSFPELFHSRNIWKNMCVLGFTSFISHGISHCYSSFRGDVRGTAPSFYWTYLLSVCAGGGAWLLLWATVDRCGRRGILLLSMTMTGLASLILLGLMEYLSETAITVFSVLGLFSSQATASLCILFTAEIMPTIIRGSGVGIVLALGCVGRLSSPLMDLRNHYGYFLHHVVYSSLALLAVLSILLLPESKRKPLPQTLADGEQYRRPPLGRRRRDNVPLLATPNPET is encoded by the exons ATGACATCCCCGGACTCTCCCCCGCTGGTCTCCCCTTCCCCGTGCCCCGCTCCCCCTCCGtccctcccctcttcccctGTTCCCTCCTCTCCggccccttcctcctcttccttacCTGCCCCGCCTTCGCTGCCTCCCACGGGGGAGGTGATGGTGCTGGCTCTGGGCAGGAAGAAGCAGAGGGTGCTGATCGCTCTCACCATCCTGCCCAACCTCTTCCTGGCCTTCCTGCTTTCTTCAGACCCCCTCATCACCCTCTCTCCGCCCCACCACTGCCACCTGCCGGGGCCATTGCCCTCGCCTGAGGTGCTGAACGCCTCTCTGCCCTGGGAGAAGGGGGGAAGGCCCGGGGACAGCGGGGGCCTGTCCCAGTGTAAGCAGTTTGTCAACAGCAGCACGTCAGCTGTGGTGGACTGCGAGGCCGGCTGGGACTACAATGTGACGGAAGGACTGAGGAACAACATCGTAACAGAG TGGGATCTGGTGTGCGGTCAGTACTGGTTGGTCCCTGTGGAGGAGGTGTGTTTCATTCTGGGCATCCTGACTGGCTGTCTCGGCCTTGGCTATGCTGCTGACAg GCTGGGCAGGTCCAAGACTCTGCTGACCTCGCTGACTCTGTCGGTGGTGTTCGGGGTGCTGGTGTGTGTCTCTCCGTACCCCTCCATCTTCATCGTCATGCGTTTCTGTCTGGCGGCAGCTAGTGCGGGAGTCTACCTCACTCTGTACATCACTC gtCTGGAGCTGTGTGAACCATCTCTGAGGCTGGTGGGGACCATGCTGGCCGGGCTGATGACTGTAGCcggagagctgctgctgctggccatTGCACTGGGCTGCCAGTCCTGGAGGGGCCTGTTGGGAGCCGGCGCTGCCCCGTTAACACTCTTCCTCAGTTACGG CATTCCTGGGGTTTTTCCAGAGTCTCCTCGCTGGCTCCTCCTGTCAGAGAGATCTGCAGACATGAACTCCTTCAGTGAGAGAAGAAACTCCAACAGAGATGTGAGGGACGACGAGAgctttacag AGCTGGATTCAGAGCCCGCACCCTCTTCACGCCCCCACCTGTCCTTCCCCGAGCTCTTCCACAGCAGGAACATCTGGAAGAACATGTGTGTGCTCGGCTTCACCTC ATTCATCTCTCACGGCATTAGTCACTGTTATAGCTCTTTCCGAGGTGACGTCAGAGGCACAGCCCCGAGCTTCTATTGGACGtacctgctgtctgtgtgtgcagggggTGGCGCCTGGCTGTTGCTCTGGGCGACTGTAGACAGGTGCGGTCGCCGTGGCATTCTGCTCCTCTCCATGACGATGACGGGGCTCGCCTCTTTGATCCTCCTGGGACTCATGGAGT ATCTCAGTGAGACGGCCATCACAGTTTTCTCAGTGCTGggtctcttctcctcccagGCCACCGCCTCCCTCTGCATCCTGTTCACTGCAGAGATCATGCCCACCATCATCAG GGGCAGTGGTGTGGGCATAGTGCTTGCCCTGGGCTGTGTGGGCCGCCTCAGCTCCCCACTCATGGACCTGAGGAACCACTACGGTTACTTCCTGCACCACGTGGTCTACTCCTCTCTGGCCCTGCTGGCCGTGCTGtccatcctgctgctgcccGAGAGCAAGAGGAAGCCACTTCCCCAGACGCTGGCTGACGGGGAGCAGTACAGACGCCCCCCGctgggcaggaggaggagggacaatGTGCCGCTGCTGGCCACGCCCAACCCAGAGACCTAA